In the genome of Vallitalea longa, the window CTATCCTGTAATTATTGAGGGATATATTCCAGAAGATAGGGTGTATTGTGGAAGGACTTATCGTGATGCTCCTGAAGTAGATGGCATGATATTTGTAAGTTGTCCCTATGAATTAATATCAGGGGATATTATTAATGTTAAGGTTAGTTCGTCTAATGAATATGATTTAATAGGAGAGATTACTGATGAATATAGCGAATAAGTTAACTTTGTTTCGGGTTATATTAATTCCATTTTTTTTACTATCATTATATATAATAGAAGCACCATATGGTAATATCATAGGTGTTACAATATTTATAGTTGCTAGTTTAACTGATTTTCTTGACGGGCATTTAGCAAGGTCAAGAAATCTAGTAACTGATTTCGGAAAATTCATGGATCCATTGGCAGACAAGCTTTTAGTAGCTTCAGCATTGATTTATTTAGTAGAAGCAAAAGAATTAGCTGCATGGATTGTTATCATAATTATCAGTAGAGAATTTGTTATTAGCGGATTTCGTTTAGTTGCTGCTAATAAAGGAGTGGTTATCGCTGCAGGTTGGTGGGGTAAGATTAAGACATTTACAACTATGATTATGATTATAGTTGTTATCTGTAATTTTAATTTTGAAGGTATAGTCGTTATCGAACAGATACTTATATATGCTTCTCTACTATTTACAGTAATTTCTGCACTAGATTATATAACTAAGAACATAAGTATTTTTCATGAATAGTTTGAATTGACTTGGGAAAGAGAGATGGAACCATATGACTGCTGAAATAATAGCAATTGGAACAGAATTACTACTTGGAGATATCCTCAATACTAATGCCCAATACTTATCTAGGCAATTAGCAGATATGGGAATTTCAGTTTATTACCAATCAGTTGTAGGAGATAATGTTGATAGATTAAAAGAAACGTTAAAAAATGCTATGAATAGGACTAGTATCATTATCACAACTGGGGGGTTGGGTCCTACAACTGATGATTTATCTAAAGAAACTATAGCAAAATTACTGGATTTACCTCTTGTTGAGCATGAAGAATCAAGAGACAGGATAATAGATTTTTTCAAGAATCGTAACATAGATATGGCAGAAAATAATTTAAAACAGGCTTATATTCCTAAGGGGGCTATTGTTCTCAAAAATGATAATGGTACAGCTCCAGGGTTTATAGTTAATACCAAGAAGAACACTATTGTCGTTCTACCTGGACCTCCTAGTGAAATGAAACCTATGTTCGAATCAGAAGTAAAGAAGGAATTGAAGAAATTAAATGAAGGTGTTATATTATCAAGGACAGTAAAATTATGTGGTATTGGAGAGAGTACAGTAGCTAAGATTTTACAGGATGTGATTGATAAGCAAACCAATCCTACTATTGCTCCTTA includes:
- the pgsA gene encoding CDP-diacylglycerol--glycerol-3-phosphate 3-phosphatidyltransferase gives rise to the protein MNIANKLTLFRVILIPFFLLSLYIIEAPYGNIIGVTIFIVASLTDFLDGHLARSRNLVTDFGKFMDPLADKLLVASALIYLVEAKELAAWIVIIIISREFVISGFRLVAANKGVVIAAGWWGKIKTFTTMIMIIVVICNFNFEGIVVIEQILIYASLLFTVISALDYITKNISIFHE
- a CDS encoding competence/damage-inducible protein A, with amino-acid sequence MTAEIIAIGTELLLGDILNTNAQYLSRQLADMGISVYYQSVVGDNVDRLKETLKNAMNRTSIIITTGGLGPTTDDLSKETIAKLLDLPLVEHEESRDRIIDFFKNRNIDMAENNLKQAYIPKGAIVLKNDNGTAPGFIVNTKKNTIVVLPGPPSEMKPMFESEVKKELKKLNEGVILSRTVKLCGIGESTVAKILQDVIDKQTNPTIAPYAKDGEVHLRITAKTDNETEAVNLIDDMQQKVDEYVGDYIYTTDEKTLEETLVSTLKDKNLTLSVAESCTGGMLSGRIINCSGVSEVYKEGLITYSNEAKMKYLGVKEETLAKHGAVSEETAREMVEGLISKCKTDTAISVTGIAGPTGGTAQKPVGLVYIGVHYNGTTTVKKCNFYGNRQKVRTRAVVEGLIMLWNLVK